In Lysinibacillus sp. FSL M8-0337, the following proteins share a genomic window:
- a CDS encoding M3 family oligoendopeptidase codes for MTTFKDYVYSRPNVEAMKEQQLALIEQFKEAQTVEAQSELIEKLNELSNEYATMANLVYIRASIDTHDSFYQEERDYFDEVGPELEEITTEYYKALIASPFREQLEEKWGQQLFDLASYQIKGFSPKVIDLMQKENKLVSEYNKLVASAQIDFNGETLTLAQLGPYTESTDRAMRKAATEARFGFFAEHEAEFDRLYDELVKVRHEIAVKLGYQNYVELGYIRMNRIDYNAEMVKKFRDQVRDLIVPVATKLFERQAKRIGIPELKFYDEALNFLTGNATPKGDANWIVANGKKMYEELSPETGEFFNFMIDHDLMDLVAKKGKESGGYCTFIENYHSPFIFSNFNGTSGDIDVLTHEAGHAFQVFSSRDIGIPEYLWPTYESCEIHSMSMEFFTWPWMELFFKEDTEKYKFTHLSSGLLFLPYGVAVDEFQHVIYENPEMTPAERKAAWKKIEQTYLPHRDYDGNSYLESGGIWQRQAHIYASPFYYIDYTLAQICAFQFWKRSREEFDAAWKDYIHLCGLGGSMSFTKLVKEAGLISPFEDGCVESVIGVIEDYLNSVDDTKL; via the coding sequence ATGACAACGTTTAAAGATTATGTATACAGTCGTCCGAACGTGGAGGCGATGAAAGAGCAACAGTTAGCTTTAATCGAGCAATTTAAAGAAGCACAAACGGTTGAGGCACAAAGCGAGCTAATCGAAAAATTAAATGAACTAAGTAATGAATATGCGACAATGGCTAACCTCGTCTACATTCGAGCATCGATTGATACCCACGATTCATTTTATCAAGAAGAACGTGACTATTTTGATGAAGTAGGCCCTGAGCTAGAAGAAATCACAACCGAATATTATAAAGCATTAATCGCTTCACCATTCCGCGAGCAGTTAGAGGAAAAATGGGGGCAACAGTTATTTGATTTAGCATCCTATCAAATTAAAGGATTTTCACCGAAAGTCATTGATTTAATGCAAAAGGAAAACAAACTAGTATCAGAATATAATAAACTAGTTGCTTCAGCACAAATCGACTTTAACGGCGAAACATTAACGCTAGCCCAATTAGGCCCTTATACAGAATCGACAGATCGAGCAATGCGTAAGGCTGCTACAGAAGCTCGTTTTGGCTTCTTTGCTGAGCATGAAGCGGAATTTGATCGCTTATATGATGAGCTAGTCAAAGTGCGTCATGAAATTGCTGTAAAATTAGGCTATCAAAATTATGTGGAGCTTGGCTATATCCGTATGAACCGAATTGATTATAATGCTGAAATGGTTAAGAAATTCCGTGACCAAGTGCGTGATTTAATCGTGCCAGTTGCAACAAAACTATTTGAGCGTCAAGCAAAGCGAATCGGGATTCCCGAACTAAAGTTTTATGATGAAGCGTTAAACTTCTTAACAGGTAATGCTACGCCAAAAGGTGACGCAAATTGGATTGTGGCAAACGGTAAAAAAATGTATGAAGAATTATCTCCTGAAACGGGTGAATTTTTCAACTTTATGATTGACCATGACTTAATGGACTTAGTAGCGAAAAAGGGGAAAGAAAGTGGCGGCTATTGTACATTTATTGAAAATTACCATTCGCCATTTATTTTCTCGAACTTTAACGGGACATCAGGTGATATTGATGTGTTAACACATGAGGCTGGACATGCCTTCCAAGTATTCTCAAGCCGTGATATTGGCATCCCTGAATATTTATGGCCAACCTATGAATCATGCGAAATCCATTCGATGAGTATGGAGTTTTTCACATGGCCTTGGATGGAACTATTCTTCAAAGAAGACACGGAGAAATATAAATTTACACATTTAAGCAGTGGCTTATTATTTCTTCCTTACGGTGTTGCTGTTGATGAATTCCAACATGTTATTTATGAAAATCCAGAGATGACGCCTGCTGAGCGTAAAGCTGCATGGAAAAAAATCGAGCAAACCTATTTACCACACCGTGACTATGATGGCAATAGCTACTTAGAGTCAGGTGGTATATGGCAACGTCAGGCACATATTTATGCAAGTCCATTCTATTATATTGACTACACATTAGCGCAAATCTGTGCGTTCCAATTCTGGAAACGCTCACGTGAAGAGTTTGACGCTGCTTGGAAGGATTATATCCATTTATGTGGCTTAGGCGGCTCTATGTCATTTACAAAGCTTGTGAAGGAAGCTGGCCTAATTTCACCGTTTGAGGATGGCTGTGTAGAATCAGTAATCGGTGTGATTGAGGATTACTTAAATTCAGTGGATGATACAAAGTTGTAG
- a CDS encoding YdcF family protein: protein MKRWLVGGIIIVVCIGSALYIWLGQELKQGIQPVADGTAPYVIVLGAKVKPGGVLSLSLKSRLEEAVTYLNKYPHVKVIVSGGQGTDEDRTEASAMFTYLEEKGIEAERILMEEQSTSTYENLLFSKELLPAGTKQITIVSNDFHLQRAKYLAKKLDLEADVVVAKTPKSVEAKLRLRERAALLKTYIIGH from the coding sequence GTGAAAAGGTGGCTAGTGGGAGGCATTATAATTGTTGTTTGTATAGGTAGTGCTCTTTATATATGGTTAGGACAGGAATTGAAACAAGGCATACAGCCAGTTGCAGATGGAACGGCACCATATGTTATCGTGCTTGGAGCAAAAGTAAAGCCAGGTGGTGTATTATCACTATCTTTAAAAAGTAGATTGGAAGAGGCTGTAACCTACCTCAATAAATACCCACATGTTAAGGTAATCGTCTCGGGTGGACAGGGAACAGATGAGGATAGAACAGAGGCATCTGCAATGTTTACCTACCTAGAAGAGAAGGGCATTGAAGCTGAACGAATTTTAATGGAAGAGCAATCCACATCGACCTATGAAAACTTATTATTTTCAAAAGAATTACTACCAGCAGGGACAAAGCAAATTACGATTGTCTCGAATGATTTCCATTTACAACGAGCGAAGTATTTAGCGAAGAAGCTTGATTTAGAGGCAGATGTCGTTGTTGCCAAAACCCCAAAATCTGTGGAAGCGAAGTTAAGACTACGTGAAAGAGCGGCATTATTAAAAACATATATCATTGGTCATTAA